The Pantoea trifolii nucleotide sequence CAGCATTTTTGCGCCAACGATTTTGAAGCCCGCGCTTTCAAAACGGTTATAGATTGCACCAATCACGTTCTTAGCGACGGCGTTTGGTTTCACGATTGAGAAAGTACGTTCGATTGCCATGTTGACCTCTAGTTAGCATCCTGAAGAATCCGGGAGCTCCTCCCGGTAAGAAAACGCGCCGATTATAGGGATATCATGGCGCGTTGCCTATTAGCGATTAGCGGAATTATTGAAAATAATTGATTTTTGTCGGGGCGCGCAGGCAAAAAGTATGCCATATCCATGCACTCAACCGCGGGTAAAGGCCACCGATGAGAGCTGCCCCGCTTCATCCATCACCACCAGTTGATAACTGCCCGGCTCATCCAGCACCAGCGCCGCACCCTTATTATTCGCGTCCCGCTCCAGCGGCTGCCCGTTTAAAAACCACCAGCGCTGCTCACCTTGTCCGCCCTGCACCGCTACCGGCATCACCAGCACCACTTTGCCCGGCAGCGGCTGTACGCGCTGGCCGTTGATCACACCGGTAATCACCATCGGTGGCGCATTGCCCTGATTGAGTGGCGGACAAGCGGGATCAATCGGCGGCAAGCGCTGCGCACGGCGTTCAGCAACCGGCAGCCAGGGTTCAAGCGGCAGCGGCCACATCAGGCGCTCGCGACTTTGTGCATCCGGGCAGTCTGCTGCTACGCGCAATCCCCGGCTATTCTGCCAGTAACGCTGGCGCAAACCATTAACGCCTTCCTGCCCCGGCGCCAGCAGCGTTGGCGGTACGGTTTGATTCAATACCCAACTCTGACGACGTTGACGACAGTTCTCGTCGCCGAGGGGCAACGGCTGACCGCCAGGCCAGCAAATGCTCATGGCGCTGACCGCTTGCGGGCGCGGATCGCGCGGCGCACCGTTCACTGGCATATGGCCAGCCAGCAGATTATTGACCTGATTCATCACCGGTACCGCCGAAGCAAAACCAAATTGCCCGGCGACCGGTGTCGCATCCGGTCGCCCAACCCACACGCCAATCAGATAGCGCGGGGTAATGCCAATCGTCCATGCATCGCGATAGCCGTAGCTGGTCCCGGTTTTCCACGCCAAAGGCGCAATCTCCGGCACCGCGCCGCTGGCCGGCGGTTGCGCCGCGCCAGCCAGAATGCGCCGCACAATCCATGCTGCGCCCGGCGACAACAGCGGCCTCTCCTGCAGCGGCTGTGTCGTCAGCCAGCGCAACTGCGCCGCGTTGCCGTGACGGGCAAAGGCGCTGTAGGCCGCCACAATCTCATCCATGCGTGCGCCGGTGCCGCCCAGCACCAGCGACAGATTGGGTTCTGCACCGGCAGGAAAGCGCAGATTCAATCCGACGTTACGCAAGCGCGCGGCGACGGTTTTTGGCCCCAGCGCATCCAGCAACTGCACCGCCGGGAGATTGAGCGATCGCTCCAGCGCATCGCTGGCGCTCACCGGTCCGTGAAAGCCCGAGTCAAAGTTGCCGGGACGATAGTCACCGAAGCGGCGCGGCACATCCTGCAGCAGCGATTCGCCATGAATTAGTCCATCGTCCAGCGCCATGCCATAGACAAAGGGCTTCAGCACCGATCCTGGCGATCGCA carries:
- the pbpC gene encoding peptidoglycan glycosyltransferase PbpC (penicillin-binding protein 1C), with the protein product MSGSKRLKRWRWLPLFSLILLAALWLLDRLTPLPLRDLQPARVVVAEDGTPLWRFADQQGVWRYPVTLQDVSPAYIEALLTYEDRWFWQHPGINPMAIVRAVGQNVLHHGVVSGGSTLTMQVARLIDPQPRTLRGKVVQAWRALQLEYHLSKRDILTLYLNRAPFGGTVEGVGAASWMWLGKPPSQLTKGEAALLAVLPQAPSRLRPDRWPQRAEAARNKVLDRLAQYHVWSEQDVADIKQEAVWLPPRQMPQRAPLLARRLLSLSPDNKITSTLDVSLQRELENLAASLKSNLPPRTSLALLVVDHQNMKVRGYVGSVDFNDDSRFGHVDMIASVRSPGSVLKPFVYGMALDDGLIHGESLLQDVPRRFGDYRPGNFDSGFHGPVSASDALERSLNLPAVQLLDALGPKTVAARLRNVGLNLRFPAGAEPNLSLVLGGTGARMDEIVAAYSAFARHGNAAQLRWLTTQPLQERPLLSPGAAWIVRRILAGAAQPPASGAVPEIAPLAWKTGTSYGYRDAWTIGITPRYLIGVWVGRPDATPVAGQFGFASAVPVMNQVNNLLAGHMPVNGAPRDPRPQAVSAMSICWPGGQPLPLGDENCRQRRQSWVLNQTVPPTLLAPGQEGVNGLRQRYWQNSRGLRVAADCPDAQSRERLMWPLPLEPWLPVAERRAQRLPPIDPACPPLNQGNAPPMVITGVINGQRVQPLPGKVVLVMPVAVQGGQGEQRWWFLNGQPLERDANNKGAALVLDEPGSYQLVVMDEAGQLSSVAFTRG